The window GGGCACCAGGTCGCACGCGCTGGTATGCATGGAGCCGGAGAACGTCCAGTGCGTGCCGCCGTTTCCGGAGTTCAAGGTCTTCGCAGCGGCGGTCGGCTGGGAGAACTCCAGCGGGTCATTCCGCGCGTTCGCGGGTCCTGCCGTCGTGCATGCGGATGAGGCAGCAGGTGGAGTCTTCGCGCGGGGCGACGTCGCACTGCCGCTCTTCAGCCGTGTGTGGGGCGTTGCGGGTGTTCGCGGTGTGATCGTTCCTGACTACCAGGGCGACTCGTTCCAGCTCGGCGGCGTCAGCTTCGGGCTTCGCATCCGTTAGCTGTTCGGGGCATTCGTCTGGTCAGGGACTCGTCAGCGGATTGTCAGGAACTCGTCAAGCCGTACCCGCGGGAAACAACCTTTCCCGTTCCGCACAACCTCGATCGAAAGGTCTGCACATGCGCATGCGTCTGCTGGTCGTGCTCGGCTGTCTCACCATCGCTGGCTGCGCGACGGAATCTGACGGAGAGACGGAGGCAGTCACGGACAGCCTGACGCAGCAGCAACGCGACAGCGCGATCGGCGCGTCGGGCCTGCCCGGTGCGGGCGGCGTGAACCGCGCGCTCGATGCGTCGCGTGCGGCAGAGGAGAGGGCTGCACGGATGGATTCCATACAGCCCTGAGATGCGAACCGGGTGGCGGATCCTCTGCCCTTCTTGACACGCGGCCTCTTCCAGCGAACCATTGACGTCGGTCGACGCCGACCGCCTGCCCTTCCCGCACGTGGAGTCGCGTGTGAATCACCCCGGCTGCTTCCTGGCCTGTACATGAATACGACGTTCCGACGCGGCGCCCTCGCGTGCCTCGCGCTCTCGTGCGTGACGCACGCTCCTGTCCTTGCCCAGCAGCAGAGCTTCGCGACGCTTGCACGCGAGTCGCTCGCGCAGATCGAGGGCGAGCTGTCGGTGCCCGGCCTGCAGGCGGAAGTCGAGGTCATCCGCGACGAGTGGGGCGTGCCGCACATCTACGCGCAGAACCGGCACGACCTGTTCTTCGCGCAGGGCTTCGTGCAGGCGCAGGACCGGCTCTGGCAGATCGACATGTGGCGGCGCACGAACGAGGGGCGGCTCGCCGAGATCATGGGGCCCGAAGCGTTCGAGCACGACCGGCTCGCACGGCTGCTCATGTATCGCGGCGACTGGGATGCCGAGTTCCCGAGCTATCACCCCGATGGCCGCGCGATCTTCCAGGCGTTCGCCGACGGCGTGAACGCATTCATCGAACACGCCGGCGACAACCTGCCCGTCGAGTACAAGCTGACCGGGCTGAAGCCGTTGCCGTGGACACCCGAATCATCGACCGGCCGCGTCGCAACCGCGCTGCCGCTCGGCCAGGCGCGCGAGGAATTGCGCCTCGCGATGCAGGTTGCACGGCTCGGCATCGAGGAAGTGAACCGTCGCGAAGCGCCCGGCCGCGCCGCGTGGATCGACCTCGAGCTGCCCGAGGGGCTCGACGTCTCGATCATCACCGACGACGTCCTCGACGCCCTAGGTCATTTCCGCAGCGCACCGCCGCGGCCGCCGCTCCTGCCCGAGTACCAGCAGTGGGCCGACGCGCTCGCCTCCGAGAACGACGGCGCGCAGGAGACCTCGCCCGGCAGCAACAACTGGGTCGCGAGCGGCCGGCTGACGAAGAGCGGCAAGGTCCTGCTCGCGAACGACCCGCACCGCGCGGTGATGAACCCGTCGCTGCGCTACCTCGTGCACCTCGAGGCGCCCGACTACCGCGTGATCGGATCGACGGAGCCGGCGATCCCGGGTGTGGCGATCGGACACAACGGCAGAATCGGCTGGGGACTCACAATCGTCGGCACCGACCAGGCGGACGTGTTCGTCGAGCGGTTGAATCCGGCGGATCTCGACCAGGCGATGTACCGCGGTGAGTGGTACCCGCTGCGCATCGTCGTGGACACGATCCGGGTGCGTGGAGAGTCAGCGCGGGTGGTCGAGCATCGGTACAGCAGGCATGGGCCGGTGTTCTATGTCGATTCGGCGAATCACGTCGCGTACGCGATCCGCTCGACGAGCACGGAGCCGGGGACGGCGGGATACCTCGCGGCGCTGCGACTGGCCGAGGTCGCCGACTGCCACGGCTTCATCGACGCGATGGCGTACTGGAAGGCGCCGTCCGAGAACATGGTCTGTGGCGACGTCGACGGGAACATCGCGTGGCTCGCGGCTGCATTGTCGCCGCGACGGATCGGCGGGTGGTACGGGCGGCTGCCGGTGCCCGGGGATGGGCAGTACGCGTGGGATGGCTTCCGCAGTCACACGGAGCTGCCGCAGGAGTTCAATCCGCCTCGTGGGTGGGTCGGCACCGCGAACAACGACATCCAGCCGCCGGGTTACTCGCCGCCGCTGATGTTTCCGCGGGGGCCGAGTGCGCGGATGCATCGTCTTAACGAAATGTTTGCGGGCGCGTCCGGTCTGACGGTCGAGGACTTCGAGCGGATGCAGAACGACGCGGTCTATCCGTGGTTCGTGTCACAGGACCGTGCTTTCTTCGAGGGGTGGGTTGCGGACGATCCGACGGTGGAGTGGGCGCGGGGGCTGATCGCTGCGTGGGATGGGACGTACCATCGGTCGAGTCCGGAGGCGGCGCTGCATTATTACTGGCGGCGGGTGATGCCGGATTCGGTGTTTTCTTCGGTTGGTTTATCATCGGGCTCGCGCGTCTCGATGGCTCCTGCGGCGTTGGGTGCGGCGGTGGACAGTCTGCGTGCCCGGTTGGGGGCGGATCGGGAAGGGTGGCGGTGGGGGCGGATCCATCGGTCGGAGCTGCCGCATCCGTTTGTGCGGCCGTATGACCTGGGGGCGGTGGAAAGGAATGGGGGCGGGGGAACTGTCGCTGCTACGGGTGCGACGTTCCGGTTCATCGTGGACTTCAGTGACTTCGACAATTCGCGGGTGACGAATGCTCCGGGGCAGTCTGGGCAGCCGGGGAGTCCGTTCTATGGGAATCTAGTGAGGGTGTGGGGGGACGGTGGGTATTTTCCGCTGGTGTGGTCGAGAGGGGCGGTGGAGGGGCGAGCGGCGCACCGACTGAGGCTTAGCGACGAAATCCGCTGATGCATTGTGGCAGCCCCCCGCTGCACTCAGTTCGTATACGTGAAGCACCCAAGAAATGACGCAGCTGCCCATGCCAGATAACCGTCTGGCGGTCAGTCCCTGATAGGCAGTGCGCCCCTGCCGCGGTAGCAGAAGCGGCGCGTTCACCGGCAGCTTCCGTCCATGCAGTCAACTGTGCGTTAAACCACGAACAAGCGCCAGTGTAATATGAGCGACACACCTGCCCTCGCTACATCCATCTAGAGGTCAAACGTAGTGTATACTCACATCCGCCTGACCAACTTCAAAGCCTTCGAAAAGGCTAACGCGCAACTTGGACCGATCACGCTGATTCTCGGCCCGAACAACGCGGGCAAGTCATCGATTATCGCCGCGTTCAGATTGTTGGT of the Longimicrobiales bacterium genome contains:
- a CDS encoding penicillin acylase family protein; protein product: MNTTFRRGALACLALSCVTHAPVLAQQQSFATLARESLAQIEGELSVPGLQAEVEVIRDEWGVPHIYAQNRHDLFFAQGFVQAQDRLWQIDMWRRTNEGRLAEIMGPEAFEHDRLARLLMYRGDWDAEFPSYHPDGRAIFQAFADGVNAFIEHAGDNLPVEYKLTGLKPLPWTPESSTGRVATALPLGQAREELRLAMQVARLGIEEVNRREAPGRAAWIDLELPEGLDVSIITDDVLDALGHFRSAPPRPPLLPEYQQWADALASENDGAQETSPGSNNWVASGRLTKSGKVLLANDPHRAVMNPSLRYLVHLEAPDYRVIGSTEPAIPGVAIGHNGRIGWGLTIVGTDQADVFVERLNPADLDQAMYRGEWYPLRIVVDTIRVRGESARVVEHRYSRHGPVFYVDSANHVAYAIRSTSTEPGTAGYLAALRLAEVADCHGFIDAMAYWKAPSENMVCGDVDGNIAWLAAALSPRRIGGWYGRLPVPGDGQYAWDGFRSHTELPQEFNPPRGWVGTANNDIQPPGYSPPLMFPRGPSARMHRLNEMFAGASGLTVEDFERMQNDAVYPWFVSQDRAFFEGWVADDPTVEWARGLIAAWDGTYHRSSPEAALHYYWRRVMPDSVFSSVGLSSGSRVSMAPAALGAAVDSLRARLGADREGWRWGRIHRSELPHPFVRPYDLGAVERNGGGGTVAATGATFRFIVDFSDFDNSRVTNAPGQSGQPGSPFYGNLVRVWGDGGYFPLVWSRGAVEGRAAHRLRLSDEIR